The Azospirillum baldaniorum genome contains a region encoding:
- a CDS encoding FitA-like ribbon-helix-helix domain-containing protein: MITVRDIDDSVLKALTDRASAAGRSLEEEVRETLAQSVRRSHEDFWERADRLRAGFGGSVVSDSGVISAEMREERSQRIGEP; the protein is encoded by the coding sequence ATGATCACCGTGCGCGACATCGACGATTCGGTTCTGAAGGCGCTGACCGACCGCGCCAGTGCCGCCGGCCGGTCTTTGGAAGAGGAGGTGCGCGAAACGCTTGCCCAGTCCGTCCGCCGGAGCCATGAGGATTTCTGGGAGCGCGCGGACCGGCTTCGGGCCGGCTTCGGGGGGAGCGTCGTTTCCGACAGCGGTGTGATTTCCGCCGAGATGCGGGAAGAGCGGTCGCAGCGGATCGGCGAGCCATGA
- a CDS encoding type II toxin-antitoxin system VapC family toxin, whose product MKRLTSSIVADASLVVKWVVAEEDSDKAKVVGLGRTLLAPDLLLVECANIL is encoded by the coding sequence ATGAAGCGCCTGACATCGTCCATCGTCGCCGATGCCAGCTTGGTGGTGAAATGGGTCGTCGCGGAAGAGGACAGTGACAAGGCGAAGGTGGTTGGGCTGGGACGCACATTGCTTGCCCCCGATCTGCTGCTCGTCGAATGCGCCAACATTCTCTAG
- a CDS encoding type II toxin-antitoxin system VapC family toxin, producing MAALTVLQAGPFTWTRDSELVGDACRLSTELNHPVYDCLYLALARQTGVPVVTADLRFAGIVQRFPAFSGSILALNALE from the coding sequence ATGGCGGCACTGACCGTTTTGCAAGCCGGGCCTTTCACGTGGACGAGGGACTCCGAACTGGTCGGCGACGCCTGCCGTCTGTCCACCGAGTTGAATCACCCGGTGTACGATTGCCTTTATCTTGCGCTCGCGCGGCAAACCGGTGTGCCGGTGGTGACGGCTGACCTCCGCTTCGCCGGTATTGTCCAACGATTTCCGGCTTTTTCGGGCAGCATCCTCGCTCTGAACGCTCTTGAGTGA
- the ccmB gene encoding heme exporter protein CcmB has product MTRFLRLIGRDLRLALRQGSDASIAVMFFVLCVVLFPFGVGPEPNILARIAAGVIWVAALLASLLSLERLFQNDYEDGSLELLSLSTLPMEAVVLAKTLAHWLVTGLPLIAAAPLLALLLNMDAEGFGVLVLTLLVGTPILSLIGSIGAALTLGARRGGVLLSLLILPLYIPVLIFGAGAIDAALNGLTPRPHLLLLGGLLAGALPLAPWASAAALRQAVE; this is encoded by the coding sequence GTGACCCGCTTCCTGCGCCTGATCGGGCGCGACCTGCGGCTGGCGCTGCGCCAGGGGTCGGACGCCAGCATCGCCGTGATGTTCTTCGTTCTCTGCGTGGTGCTCTTCCCCTTCGGCGTCGGGCCGGAGCCGAACATCCTCGCCCGAATCGCCGCCGGGGTGATCTGGGTGGCGGCCCTGCTCGCCTCGCTGCTGTCGCTGGAGCGGCTGTTCCAGAACGACTACGAGGACGGCTCGCTGGAGCTGCTGTCGCTGTCCACCCTGCCGATGGAGGCGGTGGTGCTGGCCAAGACGCTGGCCCACTGGCTGGTGACCGGCCTGCCGCTGATCGCCGCCGCCCCGCTGCTGGCGCTGCTGCTGAACATGGACGCGGAGGGGTTCGGGGTGCTGGTGCTGACTCTGCTGGTCGGCACGCCGATCCTCAGCCTGATCGGCAGCATCGGCGCCGCGCTGACTCTGGGCGCCCGGCGCGGCGGCGTGCTGCTGTCGCTGCTGATCCTGCCGCTCTACATCCCCGTGCTGATCTTCGGCGCCGGGGCCATCGACGCCGCCCTGAACGGCCTGACCCCGCGCCCGCATCTGCTGCTGCTGGGCGGCCTTCTGGCCGGCGCCCTGCCGCTCGCCCCCTGGGCCAGCGCCGCCGCCCTGCGTCAGGCGGTGGAGTAG
- the ccmA gene encoding heme ABC exporter ATP-binding protein CcmA, whose product MPVFAGSALTCLRGDRLVFTGLDFRIAPGEALFLLGPNGSGKSSLLRVMAGLLKPIRGQLSWDGVPVTDDPDAHRGRIHYVGHLDAVKPVLSAVENLSFWATLGGAADPRGNALKALERLGVPHIANVPGRYLSAGQKRRLNLARIIAAPAALWLLDEPTVALDRAAIALFEEIIAEHRAGGGMVAVSTHVDIAMPGAGELHLDEFTPVPHDGDDGGGDDDVLEEEDAA is encoded by the coding sequence ATGCCCGTTTTCGCCGGTTCCGCGCTGACCTGTCTCCGTGGCGACCGGCTGGTCTTCACCGGGCTGGACTTCCGGATCGCGCCGGGGGAGGCGCTGTTCCTGCTCGGCCCCAACGGCAGCGGCAAGTCCAGCCTGCTGCGCGTCATGGCCGGACTGCTCAAGCCGATCCGCGGCCAGCTCTCCTGGGACGGCGTGCCGGTGACCGACGATCCCGACGCCCACCGCGGCCGCATCCATTACGTCGGCCATCTCGACGCGGTGAAGCCGGTGCTGAGCGCGGTGGAGAATCTGTCCTTCTGGGCCACGCTGGGCGGCGCCGCCGACCCGCGGGGCAACGCGCTGAAGGCGCTGGAGCGGCTGGGCGTGCCGCACATCGCCAACGTGCCGGGGCGCTACCTGTCGGCGGGGCAGAAGCGGCGCCTGAACCTCGCCCGCATCATCGCCGCCCCCGCCGCCCTGTGGCTGCTCGACGAACCGACCGTGGCGCTCGACCGCGCGGCCATCGCCCTGTTCGAGGAGATCATCGCGGAGCACCGGGCCGGCGGCGGCATGGTCGCCGTCTCCACCCATGTGGACATCGCCATGCCCGGCGCCGGCGAGTTGCACCTCGACGAGTTCACCCCCGTCCCCCACGACGGGGACGACGGGGGCGGGGACGACGACGTTTTGGAAGAGGAGGACGCGGCGTGA
- a CDS encoding putative transporter — MTLLIDLFNGLPDIARIMLMLSVVAASGLALGQIKVRGVGLGIGGVLFAGIAAGHVAKALGLTFDHHVLHFMREFGLILFVYTIGVQVGPGFFAALKKSGLTLNLLAASLVGLGVLVAVAIHEIGGVPLPAVLGIFSGAVTNTPSLGAAQEMLREVGASAAEINTPSLGYAVAYPFGIVGILITMGLIRVVFRIDPAAEAEAFERKRRAQVETLETLDVAVRNRSAMGLPLRDMALFGDQGVMISRLLREGRLQVPHPDTCLRAGDVVHLVGPRVKLEATKRLLGEAAEVTLTTKGTDMRWDRLVVTNEHVLGKAIGQLDLADAYDVVVSRVNRAGVELVPSPALHLQFGDILTAIGKPSDLQRVAALMGNSARRLQQVEFVPVFIGILLGVLLGSIPFYIPGMPAPLKLGLAGGPLVAAILLARIGHIGPLVWFMPPAANMALREIGIVLFLAVVGLMSGDRFVETLVHGDGLLWIGCGMLVTLIPLLVVGVIARAFARQNYLTICGLLSGSMTDPPALAFANAMSASEAPALAYATVYPMVMFLRILAPQLIVLFLW; from the coding sequence ATGACCCTGCTGATCGACCTGTTCAACGGCCTTCCCGACATCGCCCGCATCATGCTGATGCTCAGCGTGGTGGCGGCGTCGGGGCTGGCGCTGGGACAGATCAAGGTGCGCGGCGTGGGGCTGGGCATCGGCGGGGTGCTGTTCGCCGGCATCGCCGCGGGGCACGTCGCCAAGGCGCTGGGCCTGACCTTCGACCATCACGTCCTGCATTTCATGCGGGAGTTCGGGCTGATCCTGTTCGTCTACACCATCGGCGTGCAGGTCGGCCCCGGCTTCTTCGCCGCCCTGAAGAAGTCCGGCCTGACGCTGAATCTGCTGGCCGCCTCGCTGGTCGGGCTGGGGGTGCTGGTGGCGGTGGCGATCCACGAAATCGGCGGGGTGCCGCTGCCGGCGGTGCTGGGCATCTTCTCCGGCGCCGTCACCAACACGCCGTCGCTGGGTGCCGCGCAGGAGATGCTGCGCGAGGTCGGGGCCTCGGCGGCGGAGATCAACACGCCGAGCCTCGGCTACGCCGTCGCCTACCCCTTCGGCATCGTCGGCATCCTCATCACCATGGGGCTGATCCGCGTCGTCTTCCGCATCGACCCGGCGGCGGAGGCCGAGGCCTTCGAACGCAAGCGCCGCGCCCAGGTGGAAACCTTGGAGACGCTGGACGTCGCCGTGCGCAACCGGTCGGCCATGGGGCTGCCGCTGCGCGACATGGCGCTGTTCGGCGACCAGGGGGTGATGATCTCCCGCCTGCTGCGCGAGGGGCGGCTTCAGGTGCCGCACCCGGACACCTGCCTGCGCGCCGGCGACGTCGTGCATCTGGTCGGGCCGCGGGTCAAGCTGGAGGCGACGAAGCGGCTGCTCGGCGAGGCGGCGGAGGTGACGCTGACCACCAAGGGCACCGACATGCGCTGGGACCGGCTGGTCGTCACCAACGAGCATGTGCTGGGCAAGGCCATCGGCCAGCTCGACCTCGCCGACGCCTACGACGTGGTGGTCAGCCGCGTCAACCGGGCGGGCGTGGAGCTGGTGCCGAGCCCCGCCCTGCACCTCCAGTTCGGCGACATCCTGACCGCCATCGGCAAGCCGTCGGACCTCCAGCGGGTGGCGGCGCTGATGGGCAACTCGGCGCGGCGGCTCCAGCAGGTGGAGTTCGTGCCGGTCTTCATCGGCATCCTGCTGGGCGTGCTGCTCGGCTCCATCCCCTTCTACATTCCGGGGATGCCGGCGCCGCTGAAGCTGGGTCTGGCCGGCGGGCCGCTGGTGGCGGCGATCCTTCTGGCGCGCATCGGGCACATCGGGCCGCTGGTCTGGTTCATGCCGCCCGCCGCCAACATGGCCCTGCGCGAGATCGGCATCGTCCTGTTCCTGGCGGTGGTCGGGCTGATGTCCGGCGACCGCTTCGTCGAGACGCTGGTGCACGGCGACGGGCTGCTGTGGATCGGCTGCGGCATGCTGGTGACGCTGATCCCGCTGCTGGTCGTCGGCGTCATCGCGCGGGCCTTCGCCCGGCAGAACTACCTGACGATCTGCGGGCTGCTGTCCGGCAGCATGACGGACCCGCCCGCGCTCGCCTTTGCAAACGCAATGAGCGCATCGGAGGCTCCCGCTCTCGCCTATGCCACTGTTTACCCTATGGTTATGTTTCTGCGTATCCTTGCGCCGCAGTTGATCGTCCTGTTCCTCTGGTAG
- a CDS encoding putative transporter has protein sequence MHALIELFLAMPPIARVVFMLGITSALGLALGHIRLRGVGLGIGGVLFAGIAVGHFAKQAGVTLNAEMMEFIRDFGLILFVYTIGIQVGPGFFAALKKSGLALNGLALLMVGSSILLTAILVLFDLVPLGSGLGVFAGGVTNAPALAASQQVLKEVGADAAVMALPGLAFAVTYPFGIAGNLLAMAAVRIVFRIDPQEEARAFEAARRAEVAALDTMDIAVTNPALRGVRLGDLTLLPSLGVCASRLLRGGQLRVPGEDTRLEEGDVLHVVGPRPKLEQVRLLMGREADVRLTTKGSDLRWERIVVTANPVLGKSIAALNLKGACDVVVSRVNRAGVELVPNAALKLQFGDILTVIGKPDDLKAAGCIIGNSERRLQTVEMIPVFVGITLGALLGAIPLFLPGMPAPLRLGMAGGPLIVAIVLARIGHIGPLVWFMPPAANLALREIGIVLFLAVLGIASGDRFVETMASGAGLPWMAWGVLVTLVPLLLTGLLARGVMKLNFLSICGVLAGAQTNPPGLAYANAVVASEAPALAYATVYPLAMCLRILAPQLLVLMLW, from the coding sequence ATGCACGCGCTCATCGAACTCTTCCTGGCCATGCCGCCGATCGCGCGCGTGGTGTTCATGCTGGGCATCACCTCGGCCCTCGGGCTGGCGCTCGGCCACATACGGCTGCGCGGCGTGGGGCTGGGCATCGGCGGCGTGCTGTTCGCGGGCATCGCGGTCGGCCACTTCGCCAAGCAGGCCGGGGTGACGCTGAACGCCGAGATGATGGAGTTCATCCGCGACTTCGGCCTGATCCTGTTCGTCTACACCATCGGCATCCAGGTCGGCCCCGGCTTCTTCGCGGCGCTGAAGAAGTCCGGGCTGGCGCTGAACGGGCTGGCGCTGCTGATGGTCGGGTCGAGCATCCTGCTGACCGCGATCCTGGTGTTGTTCGACCTCGTGCCGCTGGGCTCCGGCCTTGGCGTCTTCGCGGGCGGGGTGACCAACGCCCCGGCGCTGGCCGCCTCGCAGCAGGTGCTGAAAGAGGTCGGGGCCGACGCCGCGGTGATGGCCCTGCCGGGGCTGGCCTTCGCCGTCACCTATCCCTTCGGCATCGCTGGCAACCTGCTGGCCATGGCGGCGGTACGGATCGTTTTCCGCATCGACCCGCAGGAGGAGGCCAGGGCCTTCGAGGCCGCCCGGCGCGCCGAGGTCGCGGCGCTCGACACCATGGACATCGCCGTCACCAACCCGGCCCTGCGCGGGGTGCGGTTGGGCGACCTGACCCTGCTGCCGAGCCTGGGGGTCTGCGCGTCGCGGCTGCTGCGCGGCGGCCAGCTCCGCGTGCCCGGCGAGGACACGCGGCTGGAGGAGGGCGACGTGCTGCATGTGGTCGGCCCACGCCCGAAGCTGGAGCAGGTCCGCCTGCTGATGGGGCGGGAGGCCGACGTCCGGCTGACCACCAAGGGCAGCGACCTGCGGTGGGAGCGCATCGTCGTCACCGCCAACCCGGTGCTGGGCAAGTCCATCGCCGCGCTGAACCTCAAGGGGGCGTGCGACGTGGTGGTCAGCCGGGTCAACCGCGCCGGGGTGGAGCTGGTGCCCAACGCCGCGCTGAAGCTGCAGTTCGGCGACATCCTGACGGTGATCGGCAAGCCCGACGACCTCAAGGCGGCCGGCTGCATCATCGGCAACTCCGAACGGCGGCTGCAGACGGTGGAGATGATCCCGGTCTTCGTCGGCATCACGCTGGGGGCGCTGCTCGGCGCCATCCCGCTGTTCCTGCCGGGCATGCCGGCGCCGCTGCGGCTGGGCATGGCCGGCGGGCCGCTGATCGTCGCCATCGTTCTGGCGCGCATCGGCCACATCGGGCCGCTGGTCTGGTTCATGCCGCCCGCCGCCAACCTCGCCCTGCGCGAGATCGGCATCGTCCTGTTCCTCGCCGTGCTGGGCATCGCGTCGGGCGACCGCTTCGTCGAGACGATGGCGAGCGGCGCCGGGCTGCCCTGGATGGCCTGGGGCGTCCTGGTCACGCTGGTGCCGCTGCTGCTGACCGGGCTGCTGGCGCGCGGGGTGATGAAGCTGAACTTCCTCAGCATCTGCGGCGTTCTGGCCGGGGCGCAGACCAACCCGCCGGGCCTCGCCTACGCCAACGCGGTGGTCGCGTCGGAAGCGCCGGCGTTGGCCTACGCCACCGTCTACCCGCTGGCCATGTGCCTGCGCATCCTGGCGCCGCAGCTTCTGGTGCTGATGCTGTGGTGA
- a CDS encoding ABC transporter ATP-binding protein has translation MHRHPPTNPNAPEAVLVENVHKRFGPLEVLKGVSLTAREGDVITLIGSSGSGKSTLLRCINMLEVPDEGRIVIGGEAIGLKKARGGQTVPADSRQVDRIRTRLGMVFQSFNLWTHMTILENVIEAPVHVLGVPKAEAVDRARKLLDKVGILAKAESYPVQLSGGQQQRAAIARALAMQPKVMLFDEPTSALDPELVGEVLLVIRQLAEEGNTMILVTHEMGFAREVASEVVFLHQGRIEERGPPDRVLVNPESDRVRQFLSRHLSGGG, from the coding sequence ATGCACCGACACCCGCCCACGAATCCCAACGCCCCCGAAGCCGTCCTCGTCGAGAATGTCCACAAGCGCTTCGGTCCGCTGGAGGTGCTGAAGGGCGTCTCCCTGACCGCGCGCGAGGGCGACGTCATCACGCTGATCGGCTCCTCCGGCTCCGGCAAGAGCACGCTTCTGCGCTGCATCAACATGCTGGAGGTGCCGGACGAGGGGCGGATCGTCATCGGCGGCGAGGCCATCGGCCTGAAGAAGGCGCGCGGCGGCCAGACCGTTCCCGCCGATTCCCGGCAGGTGGACCGCATCCGCACCCGGTTGGGCATGGTGTTCCAGAGCTTCAACCTCTGGACCCACATGACCATCCTGGAGAACGTCATCGAGGCGCCGGTCCATGTGCTGGGCGTCCCGAAGGCGGAGGCGGTGGACCGCGCCCGCAAGCTGCTGGACAAGGTGGGCATCCTGGCCAAGGCCGAGTCCTACCCGGTGCAGCTCTCCGGCGGGCAGCAGCAGCGCGCCGCCATCGCCCGCGCGCTGGCCATGCAGCCCAAGGTGATGCTGTTCGACGAGCCGACCTCCGCGCTCGACCCCGAGCTGGTGGGCGAGGTGCTGCTGGTCATCCGCCAGCTCGCCGAGGAGGGCAACACCATGATTCTGGTGACGCACGAGATGGGCTTCGCCCGCGAGGTCGCGTCGGAGGTGGTGTTCCTCCACCAGGGCCGGATCGAGGAGCGGGGGCCGCCCGACCGGGTTCTGGTCAATCCGGAATCGGACCGCGTGCGACAGTTCCTGTCGCGCCACCTGTCCGGCGGCGGCTGA
- a CDS encoding transporter substrate-binding domain-containing protein codes for MKKIVAALALGAIVAVAGTAAEAKDWKKIRIATEGAYAPWNATDPSGKLIGFEPDLALELCKRIKAECEIVAQDWDGMIPAIQQGKYDAIMAAMSITDEREKVIAFAGPYGTEPSMFGTMKNSPLAKATFPGERYDLSKDDPKAAIAALADALKGKTVGVQTSTIQANFMEKLLPQVAVRTYDKLDNAGIDMAAGRVDAIFGDRSAVDAILKADAGNGMTLFGPAFARGVLGKGVGVGLRKADGDLKELFNKAIAEANQDGTITKLSTQHFGYDISIK; via the coding sequence GTGAAGAAGATCGTTGCGGCCCTGGCGCTCGGCGCCATCGTGGCGGTTGCCGGCACCGCCGCCGAAGCCAAGGACTGGAAGAAGATCCGCATCGCCACCGAGGGGGCCTACGCCCCCTGGAACGCGACGGACCCGTCGGGCAAGCTGATCGGCTTCGAGCCGGACCTCGCCCTGGAACTCTGCAAGCGGATCAAGGCCGAGTGCGAGATCGTCGCCCAGGATTGGGACGGCATGATCCCGGCCATCCAGCAGGGCAAGTACGACGCCATCATGGCGGCGATGTCGATCACCGACGAGCGTGAGAAGGTCATCGCCTTCGCCGGCCCCTACGGCACCGAGCCGTCGATGTTCGGGACCATGAAAAATTCGCCGCTCGCCAAGGCGACCTTCCCCGGCGAGCGCTACGACCTGTCGAAGGACGACCCGAAGGCCGCCATCGCCGCCCTGGCCGACGCGCTGAAGGGCAAGACGGTCGGCGTGCAGACCTCGACCATCCAGGCGAACTTCATGGAGAAGCTGCTGCCGCAGGTAGCCGTCCGCACCTACGACAAGCTGGACAACGCCGGCATCGACATGGCCGCCGGCCGCGTCGACGCCATCTTCGGCGACCGTTCGGCGGTGGACGCCATCCTCAAGGCCGACGCCGGCAACGGCATGACCCTGTTCGGTCCGGCCTTCGCGCGCGGCGTGCTGGGCAAGGGCGTGGGCGTGGGCCTGCGCAAGGCCGACGGCGACCTGAAGGAGCTGTTCAACAAGGCCATCGCCGAGGCCAACCAGGACGGCACCATCACGAAGCTGAGCACCCAGCACTTCGGCTACGACATCTCGATCAAGTAA
- a CDS encoding ABC transporter permease translates to MFELLSFGPNGWGGQLLGGAAMTVAVSVSAFVLGLVFGSLGASAKLSRNLALTGVAEVYTTVVRGVPELLVIYLLFFGGSGAVMAVGRVFGYEGYIELNAFSIGVLAVGLISGAYSTEVIRGAVQAVPHGQIEAARACGMSRWLILRRILVPQTLRYALPGLGNVWQLTLKDTALISVTALAEIMRVSHVAAGSTRQPFLFYTTAAVLYLLLTTVSTVAFERAERYANRGVRRA, encoded by the coding sequence ATGTTCGAACTTCTCTCCTTCGGCCCGAACGGGTGGGGCGGCCAGCTTCTCGGCGGGGCCGCGATGACGGTCGCCGTGTCGGTGTCGGCCTTCGTCCTCGGCCTCGTCTTCGGCTCGCTCGGCGCGTCGGCGAAGCTCAGCCGCAACCTCGCCCTCACCGGCGTGGCGGAGGTCTACACCACCGTCGTCCGCGGCGTTCCCGAACTGCTGGTCATCTACCTGCTGTTCTTCGGTGGCAGCGGCGCGGTCATGGCCGTCGGCCGGGTCTTCGGCTACGAGGGCTACATCGAGCTGAACGCCTTCTCCATCGGCGTGCTGGCGGTCGGTCTGATCTCCGGCGCCTATTCGACGGAGGTGATCCGCGGCGCGGTCCAGGCGGTGCCCCACGGCCAGATCGAGGCGGCGCGCGCCTGCGGCATGTCGCGCTGGCTGATCCTGCGCCGCATCCTGGTGCCGCAGACCCTGCGCTACGCCCTGCCGGGGCTGGGCAACGTCTGGCAGCTCACCCTGAAGGACACGGCGCTGATCTCCGTGACGGCGCTGGCCGAGATCATGCGCGTGTCGCATGTGGCGGCGGGGTCGACCCGCCAGCCGTTCCTGTTCTACACCACCGCGGCGGTGCTCTACCTCCTGCTCACCACCGTTTCCACGGTGGCGTTCGAGCGGGCGGAACGCTACGCCAATCGCGGCGTGCGGAGGGCCTGA
- a CDS encoding ABC transporter permease, whose product MNWDLMWDSVPTLLRGVPVTLQLVGLALLFGAGVAFAVALLRLYGNRVTERLMAAYVFVFRGTPLLVQIFLIYYGMGQFELVRSSFLWVYLREPFWCAILALTLNTGAYTSEILRGAILSVPQGQIEAARACGMSRTLLFRRIMMPVAIRQMLPAYGNEVILMVKASSLASTITLLEITGIARKIIAQSFAVFEVFIVAGSIYLLLNFIASRLIRYAEWRMTPYLRARG is encoded by the coding sequence ATGAACTGGGACCTGATGTGGGACAGCGTGCCCACCCTCCTGCGCGGCGTTCCGGTGACCCTGCAGCTGGTCGGGCTGGCGCTGCTGTTCGGCGCGGGCGTGGCCTTCGCGGTGGCTCTGCTGCGGCTGTACGGCAACCGAGTCACCGAGCGGCTGATGGCCGCCTACGTCTTCGTGTTCCGCGGCACGCCGCTGCTCGTGCAGATCTTCCTGATCTATTACGGCATGGGCCAGTTCGAGCTGGTGCGCAGCAGCTTCCTCTGGGTCTATCTGCGCGAGCCCTTCTGGTGTGCGATCCTGGCGCTGACGCTGAACACCGGCGCCTACACCAGCGAGATCCTGCGCGGCGCCATCCTGTCGGTGCCGCAGGGCCAGATCGAGGCGGCGCGGGCCTGCGGCATGTCGCGCACGCTGCTGTTCCGCCGGATCATGATGCCGGTGGCGATCCGCCAGATGCTGCCGGCCTACGGCAACGAGGTGATTTTGATGGTCAAGGCCAGCTCGCTCGCCAGCACCATCACGCTTCTGGAGATCACCGGCATCGCCCGCAAGATCATCGCGCAGAGCTTCGCGGTGTTCGAGGTGTTCATCGTGGCGGGCAGCATCTATCTGCTGCTGAACTTCATCGCCTCGCGCCTGATCCGTTATGCGGAGTGGCGCATGACCCCCTACCTGCGGGCGCGGGGGTAG
- a CDS encoding DMT family transporter, with product MPRTGATTAILAAVLFGLSTPLAKLLVHDLSPWMLAGLLYLGSGIGLGLVRLLRLLTGSRKRSERGLRGAEWFWLLTAVAAGGIAGPVLLMFGLTATPASTASLLLNLEGVFTALLAWFVFREGVDRRLIAGMIAIVAGAVVLSWGRAVSLDGGWGPAAVAAACLMWAADNNLTRKVSLADPADIATIKGLVAGTVNVGIALALGDGLPAVPTAAAAMLVGLLGYGVSLVLFVVALRHIGAARTGAYFSTAPFVGGIASLAIFGEPLTVGLAAAAALMGLGVWLHLTEDHDHEHDHEEMEHDHPHVHDEHHRHHHDGPVTEPHTHRHRHVRLRHRHAHFPDAHHAHRH from the coding sequence ATGCCCCGAACCGGCGCGACGACCGCTATCCTGGCCGCGGTCCTTTTCGGCCTCAGCACGCCGCTGGCGAAGCTGCTGGTCCATGACCTGTCCCCCTGGATGCTGGCGGGCCTGCTGTATCTCGGCTCCGGGATCGGGCTGGGGCTGGTCCGGCTGCTCCGTCTGCTGACAGGGTCGCGAAAACGCAGCGAACGCGGCCTCCGCGGCGCCGAATGGTTCTGGCTGCTGACCGCTGTCGCTGCCGGGGGCATCGCCGGGCCGGTTCTGCTGATGTTCGGCCTGACGGCGACGCCGGCATCCACCGCCTCGCTGCTGCTCAATCTGGAAGGGGTGTTCACCGCCCTGCTGGCGTGGTTCGTCTTTCGGGAGGGCGTCGACCGGCGCCTCATCGCCGGCATGATCGCCATCGTGGCGGGAGCGGTCGTGCTGTCCTGGGGCAGAGCGGTCAGCCTGGACGGCGGTTGGGGACCGGCCGCGGTCGCCGCCGCCTGCCTGATGTGGGCGGCGGACAACAACCTGACCCGCAAGGTGTCCCTGGCCGACCCGGCGGACATCGCCACGATCAAGGGGCTGGTGGCCGGCACCGTCAATGTCGGGATCGCCCTGGCGCTCGGTGACGGCCTGCCCGCGGTGCCGACCGCGGCGGCGGCGATGCTGGTCGGGTTGCTGGGCTACGGCGTCAGCCTCGTGCTGTTCGTGGTCGCCCTGCGCCACATCGGCGCCGCCCGCACCGGGGCCTATTTCTCGACGGCCCCCTTCGTCGGCGGCATCGCCTCCCTGGCGATCTTCGGGGAGCCGCTGACGGTTGGGCTGGCCGCGGCGGCGGCCCTGATGGGACTCGGCGTCTGGCTGCACCTGACCGAGGATCACGACCATGAGCATGACCACGAGGAGATGGAGCACGACCATCCGCATGTCCATGACGAGCACCACCGGCACCATCACGATGGCCCAGTGACCGAGCCGCACACCCACCGGCATCGTCACGTGCGCCTGCGGCACCGGCACGCCCACTTTCCGGATGCCCACCACGCGCACAGGCACTGA
- a CDS encoding YggT family protein, which yields MIALYLLIDTVLSLYVWLLIASAVLSWLVAFNVVNTRNRAVYVIGDFLYRITEPVLRPIRRVLPNMGGLDLSPIALILLIFFIRNLMAEYWPRF from the coding sequence ATGATTGCGCTCTACCTGCTGATCGACACCGTTCTCAGCCTCTATGTGTGGCTGCTCATCGCTTCGGCGGTGCTGAGCTGGCTGGTGGCCTTCAACGTCGTCAACACCCGCAACCGCGCGGTCTATGTCATCGGCGACTTCCTCTACCGCATCACGGAACCGGTCCTGCGCCCGATCCGCCGCGTCCTGCCGAACATGGGCGGCCTGGACCTGTCGCCGATCGCGCTGATCCTGCTGATCTTCTTCATCCGCAACCTGATGGCGGAATACTGGCCGCGCTTCTGA
- a CDS encoding DUF167 family protein, translating to MTGPLEAVPFEAVADGVRLALRVTPKASRNAIAGLAATASGGTALKVTVTAVPENGKANEAVVKLLAKAWKLPKTSLTVVAGATDRNKIVHVAGDPADLMRRLTALVETAKPDTGKSDG from the coding sequence ATGACGGGGCCTTTGGAAGCCGTTCCCTTCGAAGCCGTCGCGGACGGTGTCCGGCTGGCGCTGCGGGTGACGCCCAAGGCGTCGCGCAACGCCATCGCCGGGCTGGCCGCCACGGCGTCCGGAGGAACGGCCCTGAAGGTGACCGTCACCGCCGTGCCGGAGAACGGCAAGGCGAACGAGGCGGTGGTGAAGCTGCTGGCCAAGGCGTGGAAACTGCCCAAGACCAGCCTGACGGTGGTGGCCGGCGCCACCGACCGGAACAAGATTGTCCATGTGGCCGGCGACCCGGCCGACCTGATGCGCCGGCTGACGGCGCTGGTGGAAACAGCAAAGCCTGATACGGGGAAGAGCGATGGCTGA